One part of the Dioscorea cayenensis subsp. rotundata cultivar TDr96_F1 chromosome 2, TDr96_F1_v2_PseudoChromosome.rev07_lg8_w22 25.fasta, whole genome shotgun sequence genome encodes these proteins:
- the LOC120270505 gene encoding uncharacterized protein LOC120270505, with product MGICQSCDVTAAAAAVPTMSMTAKVVLQDGKLEEYTRPVTVSHILNKSPSSFICNSDDMELGDFLSALSADDELHPGQLYFLLPVSMLRRRLQPEDMAALAVRASSALMNSCRYPVWLPAASCPASASPLAAAPQRKRDRRRRSSGGRSFASSLSSIPEWDPDPPS from the coding sequence ATGGGGATCTGCCAGTCATGCGACGTcacggcggcggcggcggctgTTCCGACGATGTCCATGACCGCCAAGGTTGTCCTCCAGGACGGCAAGCTCGAAGAGTATACCCGCCCTGTAACCGTCTCTCACATCCTCAACAAGTCCCCCTCCTCCTTCATCTGCAACTCCGACGATATGGAGCTCGGCGATTTCCTCTCCGCACTCTCCGCCGACGACGAGCTGCATCCGGGTCAGCTCTACTTTCTCCTTCCTGTCTCCATGCTCCGCCGCCGTCTCCAGCCTGAGGACATGGCTGCCCTCGCCGTCCGCGCTAGCTCCGCTCTCATGAACAGTTGCCGTTATCCCGTCTGGCTACCCGCCGCCTCTTGCCCGGCCAGTGCTAGCCCTCTCGCCGCCGCGCCTCAGCGGAAGCGAGATAGGAGACGAAGGTCCAGCGGTGGCCGGAGCTTTGCCTCTAGTCTTAGTTCCATCCCGGAGTGGGATCCCGATCCACCCTCTTga
- the LOC120269946 gene encoding dirigent protein 6, with protein MLAKIIFFAAVSVAIATVILLAFVSPPGHKKNQEDKQGSWLDLSLYIQPPHLPNYQHPGATQRRSEALIFHHTITEGPKNTSKVIGKAQGFIIPIEHFAHSPFNIIYLSFNTPEYTGSLNVEAKQMRNEAREELTVLGGTGSFAFARGLAVFIQNQNYNLNRRDGLTSHTFAMYHLQLRLKFPVQ; from the coding sequence ATGCTGGCAAAGATCATCTTCTTTGCAGCAGTATCAGTGGCCATTGCCACCGTCATCCTCCTAGCATTCGTTTCACCGCCAGGGCACAAGAAAAACCAGGAGGACAAGCAAGGCTCTTGGCTCGACCTCTCCCTCTACATTCAGCCGCCCCACCTTCCAAACTACCAACATCCAGGAGCAACACAACGAAGGAGTGAGGCATTGATTTTCCACCACACAATCACAGAGGGTCCGAAGAACACATCGAAGGTCATCGGCAAAGCACAGGGCTTCATAATTCCCATAGAGCATTTTGCTCATTCACCATTTAACATCATTTACCTCAGCTTCAATACACCAGAGTACACTGGGAGCCTAAATGTAGAGGCAAAGCAAATGAGGAATGAAGCCAGAGAAGAACTCACTGTTCTAGGTGGAACCGGTTCGTTTGCCTTCGCCCGAGGACTTGCCGTCTTCATACAAAATCAAAATTACAATCTCAATCGAAGGGATGGGCTAACATCACATACTTTTGCCATGTACCACCTGCAGTTAAGGCTGAAGTTCCCTGTACAGTAA